A section of the Thermotoga caldifontis AZM44c09 genome encodes:
- the buk gene encoding butyrate kinase: MRILVINPGSTSTKVAVYEDEKCIYSEKFEHSAEELAKCETLMDQEPLRRRSILSALEKAGFRIEDFDAIAARGGILPPVESGTYLVDERMVNYLKYESPVKHVSNLACVIAHEMSNGKIPVYTTDPVSVDEMIPEARLSGIPEIERKSLSHALNIKIVCRKVAKELGKSLEELNAVVAHLGGGISVAAVRKGRIIDVNNANDEGPFSPERTGELPVGDVVRMCFSGRYSREELKKKFVGRGGLVAYLGTNDLRKALEMAKNDSYASLVVRAMAYQIAKEIGGMCAVLKGKLDAIILTGGMAHSDEFVEMIKEYIYKFAPIFVLPGEFEMEALALGALRVLRGEEKAKIWGGPNG; this comes from the coding sequence ATGAGGATTTTGGTCATCAATCCAGGTTCAACATCCACAAAGGTGGCCGTTTATGAAGATGAAAAATGCATTTATTCGGAGAAGTTCGAACACAGTGCGGAGGAGCTCGCAAAGTGCGAGACGTTGATGGACCAAGAGCCGTTGAGAAGGAGATCCATTCTTTCGGCGCTGGAAAAAGCAGGATTCAGGATCGAAGATTTCGATGCGATTGCCGCAAGGGGGGGCATTCTCCCTCCTGTGGAGAGTGGAACTTACCTGGTCGATGAACGCATGGTGAACTATTTGAAGTACGAATCACCGGTGAAACACGTTTCGAACCTCGCGTGTGTGATAGCCCATGAAATGTCCAACGGTAAGATTCCTGTTTACACGACAGATCCAGTTTCTGTCGACGAGATGATACCTGAAGCAAGGCTTTCTGGAATACCTGAAATTGAAAGGAAGAGCCTTTCTCACGCGCTCAACATAAAGATTGTGTGCAGAAAGGTGGCGAAAGAGCTCGGCAAAAGTCTGGAAGAACTGAACGCTGTGGTGGCACACCTCGGTGGTGGAATATCCGTAGCAGCCGTTCGGAAAGGAAGGATCATAGATGTGAATAACGCCAACGATGAGGGACCTTTCAGCCCGGAAAGAACGGGAGAACTGCCCGTGGGCGATGTTGTTCGCATGTGTTTCAGTGGACGATACAGTAGAGAAGAACTGAAGAAGAAATTTGTTGGGCGCGGCGGACTGGTTGCATACCTTGGTACAAACGATCTGAGAAAAGCGCTCGAAATGGCGAAAAATGATAGCTACGCTTCTCTCGTTGTCAGAGCAATGGCTTACCAGATAGCGAAAGAGATCGGCGGAATGTGCGCCGTTTTGAAAGGAAAGCTCGATGCAATCATTTTAACGGGGGGCATGGCGCACAGTGACGAATTCGTTGAGATGATAAAGGAATACATCTACAAGTTTGCACCCATCTTCGTGCTTCCAGGCGAATTCGAAATGGAGGCACTGGCTCTGGGAGCGTTGAGGGTCCTGAGGGGCGAGGAGAAGGCGAAGATCTGGGGTGGTCCGAATGGATAG
- a CDS encoding aminotransferase-like domain-containing protein encodes MIRELLKYANMPGAVSFGGGTPDPETFPRHQLAELAREIIENEYRYTLQYATTEGDPELIKQVLILLKRVYGLDGFSPENVLITVGSQQALELVGKVLLDPGDCVIVGDPEYLGALSAFRMRDARFLVVKFEKDGPDLNQVEAHLKRMQKENQLHRVKFIYIVSNFQNPSGITTSVEKRKALVELAEKYDVLIVEDDPYGVLRFRGEHIPPIMSFGGIDRVILLNTFSKILCPGLRIGIVVADKQIIRKLVLAKQGTDLCSPSLTMRLAARYLERYDILEQIKPAIELYRKKKETMIEALREEFSDVADIDWTDPDGGLFIWTTLPDVDTMELFKFAEQRKVFYIPGEAFKPYEEPSSSMRMSFCLPTFEQIREGVHRLKLAYMDYVEAKGLKCR; translated from the coding sequence ATGATCAGGGAGTTGCTCAAATACGCTAACATGCCCGGCGCGGTTTCGTTCGGTGGTGGTACGCCGGATCCGGAAACGTTCCCCAGGCACCAGCTCGCAGAACTCGCCAGGGAGATAATAGAGAACGAGTACAGATACACCCTCCAGTATGCCACAACCGAGGGCGATCCGGAGCTGATCAAGCAGGTCCTCATCCTGTTGAAGAGGGTCTACGGCCTCGACGGATTCTCACCCGAAAACGTTCTGATAACCGTCGGTTCACAGCAGGCACTGGAGCTCGTGGGGAAAGTTCTGCTCGATCCAGGCGATTGTGTGATAGTTGGCGATCCAGAGTATTTAGGTGCTCTCAGCGCCTTCAGGATGAGGGATGCGAGGTTTCTGGTCGTCAAGTTCGAGAAGGACGGACCGGATCTCAACCAAGTGGAGGCACATCTGAAGCGGATGCAGAAGGAGAACCAGCTGCACAGGGTGAAGTTCATCTACATCGTTTCGAACTTCCAGAACCCATCTGGAATAACCACCTCCGTCGAAAAGAGAAAGGCTCTCGTGGAGCTCGCCGAGAAGTACGATGTTCTGATCGTCGAGGACGATCCTTACGGTGTCCTTAGATTCAGAGGAGAACATATACCACCCATCATGAGCTTTGGAGGCATTGATAGGGTCATTCTGCTCAACACGTTCAGCAAGATACTCTGTCCGGGTTTGAGAATCGGCATCGTCGTGGCGGACAAACAGATCATCAGGAAATTGGTTCTGGCGAAGCAGGGTACGGATCTGTGCAGCCCCTCTTTAACGATGCGACTTGCGGCACGTTATCTGGAGCGCTACGACATACTCGAACAGATAAAGCCAGCGATAGAACTTTACAGGAAAAAGAAAGAAACGATGATCGAAGCTCTGAGAGAGGAGTTCTCCGATGTGGCAGACATCGACTGGACCGATCCGGATGGAGGACTCTTCATCTGGACAACCCTGCCCGATGTTGACACCATGGAACTTTTCAAGTTCGCCGAGCAGAGAAAGGTCTTCTACATCCCCGGTGAAGCGTTCAAACCTTACGAGGAGCCATCCAGCTCCATGCGCATGTCTTTCTGCTTGCCGACTTTCGAACAGATAAGAGAAGGCGTTCACAGGTTGAAACTGGCTTACATGGACTATGTTGAGGCCAAGGGGTTGAAGTGCAGATGA